The nucleotide sequence ATCGAACGGTTGCGGATGTCCGGAAGGTGGCTCCGCTTTGTCGGCGCTGAAGGGCAACCCTCCAACCCTGCCCTTTTGCTGTCTCGACGCGCACGGCTTCGCGCCGTGCGCTTTTTTTCTCAATGAGCACGGTGAACGCAGATGACTGCATTACGTACTATCGTCGGGACGACAGCCTTGCTGGCGTGTCTGTTTTGCAGCGCTTGCATCAGTACGAGCGCATCCGTCACATCCAGCGACGCTAAGCTTCACTATGTGCGGGGATATTGACGAGGTGAATCGCCAGGCGAAGTGACGCGATCCGTGGGTGTGAGACTCTTCAGGAAAAAAATCGAACGAACGGACGCCACCGCAAACACAACACCTCGGTGCTTGCCGCAGTGCAATCGACGGCGAACCTCCTTACAATGCGCATGTAGTCGCCGCAGGTCATGACTGTCGGATGGCGCATTGCTTCGCTACACGCGCAGTCGACCAGCGATCTTTTTTGCGTCTCTCCACCAGTCTTGCCACTTTCACCTGAGGAAAAGAGATGAAATCCACGAATATCTTCCTTGCTGCGGCCATTTCCATCGGCGCTATCGTCGCGACTGTGCCCGTTGTTGGTGCGCAAGAGACAGGCGCGGCGACCTCGAAATCATCTGTCAGAGCAGCAAACCGGCAACTGGCGAAGCAGGTTCAGTCCGCGTTGTACAAGCACAAGGGACTGGAAGCAGCCGATGTTCACGCTGTCGCGCGTAGCGGCAAGGTGACGCTGGTCGGCATGGCGCCCGATCAGAAGCAGATCGATCTCGCGGGCAAAGTTGCCGAGGGCGTACCCGGCGTTTCGTCGGTGACCAACAATCTGACGGTGGAAGAAGCCGGGCATTGAAGCCGGCCTGAGCGTGCGCGCCTGATCGCGCGCACGTTACCGTTTTGCGAACGGCGTAAGTTGTCGGGCCTGTTTGTGGTTCGACAGCCGTCGCCGTGGGCGCCGTTGCATGCGGCGCCTGATTGCACTCACGATTTGTCACTTCAATTCTTAATTAGCACTCCGTATCTTTATTGAACGATGAAGTAAAGCATCGCAAATATCCTTTGCGTTCCTTATCCGGACCTGTGCCCGTGACAACATCCACGACCACTTGCTCGGAAGCGTGACGGGCGCGCTTGGCTTACGCCGGTCATACACCGATCGTCGCTTAAGGTAAGGAAAAAGAACTATAGTGAGAGTTTCGATGTTGGAGGTGCCATGACCTTATCGAAACGTATTCGCCCGGCGTTTGCACTTTTGACGATGGCGCTGCTGTCCATGCCTGTCGCTCACGCCCAACTCGGCGGACTGCTCAATCAGAAGGGCGACAGCGCGGGCGGCGGCCTCGGCAGTCTCAGCGGCC is from Caballeronia insecticola and encodes:
- a CDS encoding BON domain-containing protein; protein product: MKSTNIFLAAAISIGAIVATVPVVGAQETGAATSKSSVRAANRQLAKQVQSALYKHKGLEAADVHAVARSGKVTLVGMAPDQKQIDLAGKVAEGVPGVSSVTNNLTVEEAGH